A genomic segment from Cricetulus griseus strain 17A/GY chromosome 8, alternate assembly CriGri-PICRH-1.0, whole genome shotgun sequence encodes:
- the Tm7sf3 gene encoding transmembrane 7 superfamily member 3 isoform X2, protein MWRLRLLVLGVLAAAPAEAQANSSDGFLEFSVGKFTHLLLSRPLPQEAILRHISGNVTFLLFQIHSQYQNTTVSFTKTLLPGTSGTGNDRGLVFMLRPEQTMCTWYLETKDAKPVQTVAIPLSYSERDPIPGGCNLEFDLDIDPNIYLDYNFFETTIKFAPANLGYARGAEPPPCDVSTGQESRWRLRYDVYQYFLPEGDLTEASLLQHLQRMAQVSQVKASAVKVVTLTSDDKTTVSFSSLWGQGVVYNVIVSDPSLNTSAAYVPVHTYACSFESVDGNCASPGRVSTKVFSTVFAVLGIFICFFGHRFWKTELFFVGFIFLGFFFYILISRLTSLKYDVRLVLTAVAGSIGGILLVASWWRFGTLMLCMLCVGLVLGFLVSSGTFFTPLGNLNVFRDDGVFWVTFSCITLLVPVIFMGCLRILNILACGAVGSYSVVLAIDSYIFSSLSYMTLNVLRRALNTDFRAAFIGVPFQTKDFLVLAVWGMLAVSGITLQIRRERGQAPFPPHPYKLWKQERERRVTNILDPSHHIPPLRERLYGRLTQIRELFQKEQPAGERTPLLL, encoded by the exons GTTTCCTGGAATTTTCTGTGGGGAAATTTACACACCTTCTGCTCAGCAGGCCCCTCCCACAGGAGGCCATTCTGCGCCATATTTCAGGCAATGTGaccttccttcttttccaaatACACTCACAATATCAGAACACCACGGTTTCATTTACTAAG ACTCTCCTTCCCGGCACCTCGGGGACAGGCAATGACAGAGGGCTGGTTTTCATGCTTAGACCTGAGCAGACTATGTGCACTTGGTATTTGGAGACGAAAGATGCCAAGCCTGTTCAAACTGTGGCCATTCCACTCTCCTACTCAGAAAGAG ATCCCATTCCTGGAGGCTGTAATTTGGAGTTTGACCTAGATATTGATCCCAACATTTACTTGGACTATAATTTTTTTGAAACAACTATCAAGTTTGCACCAGCTAACCTGGGCTATGCAAG AGGTGCGGAGCCTCCGCCCTGCGATGTGAGCACGGGCCAGGAGTCCAGGTGGAGGCTGCGGTATGATGTCTACCAGTACTTTCTCCCCGAGGGCGACCTCACCGAGGCCTCACTACTCCAGCATCTGCAGAGGATGGCCCAGGTGTCACAGGTGAAGGCCAGTGCGGTCAAG GTGGTTACCCTGACATCAGACGATAAAACAACTgtgtccttctcttccctttgggGACAAGGAGTTGTTTATAATGTCATCGTTTCGGACCCGTCCCTCAATACTTCGGCTGCCTATGTTCCTGTACACACATACGCTTGCAGCTTTGAGTCCGTGGACGGTAACTGTGCCTCTCCTG gAAGAGTATCTACCAAAGTGTTCTCCACTGTGTTTGCTGTGCTTGggatcttcatttgtttctttggacACAGATTCTGGAAAACAG AATTATTCTTCGTTGGCTTCATTTTCCTGGGGTTCTTCTTTTACATCCTGATCTCCAGACTGACGTCCCTGAAGTACGATG TCCGCCTGGTCCTCACCGCTGTAGCTGGCAGCATCGGTGGCATCCTCCTGGTGGCCTCCTGGTGGCGATTTGGGACCCTCATGCTCTGTATGCTGTGTGTTGGACTCGTGCTGGGCTTCCTCGTCTCTTCTGGGACATTCTTCACTCCTCTGG GAAATCTAAATGTGTTTCGAGACGATGGAGTGTTCTGGGTGACCTTCTCTTGCATCACTCTGCTCGTCCCAGTCATCTTCATGGGCTGCCTAAGAATA CTGAACATCCTGGCGTGTGGAGCTGTGGGTTCCTACTCTGTGGTGCTGGCTATTGACAGTTACATCTTCTCCAGCCTCTCCTACATGACTCTGAATGTCCTCAGGAGAGCACTCAACACAGACTTCCGAGCGGCTTTCATTGGAGTGCCTTTCCAGACTAAAG ACTTCCTTGTCCTGGCCGTGTGGGGGATGTTGGCTGTCAGTGGAATTACGCTGCAAATTCGAAGAGAAAGAGGACAGGCGCCTTTCCCTCCCCATCCCTACAAGCtgtggaagcaagagagagaaagaagagtgacaAACATTCTGGACCCCAGCCACCATATCCCTCCCCTGAGAGAGCGGCTGTATGGCCGATTGACTCAGATCAGAGAGCTCTTTCAGAAGGAACAGCCAGCTGGAGAGCGCACACCCCTGCTGCTGTAG
- the Tm7sf3 gene encoding transmembrane 7 superfamily member 3 isoform X4, whose protein sequence is MLRPEQTMCTWYLETKDAKPVQTVAIPLSYSERDPIPGGCNLEFDLDIDPNIYLDYNFFETTIKFAPANLGYARGAEPPPCDVSTGQESRWRLRYDVYQYFLPEGDLTEASLLQHLQRMAQVSQVKASAVKVVTLTSDDKTTVSFSSLWGQGVVYNVIVSDPSLNTSAAYVPVHTYACSFESVDGNCASPGRVSTKVFSTVFAVLGIFICFFGHRFWKTELFFVGFIFLGFFFYILISRLTSLKYDVRLVLTAVAGSIGGILLVASWWRFGTLMLCMLCVGLVLGFLVSSGTFFTPLGNLNVFRDDGVFWVTFSCITLLVPVIFMGCLRILNILACGAVGSYSVVLAIDSYIFSSLSYMTLNVLRRALNTDFRAAFIGVPFQTKDFLVLAVWGMLAVSGITLQIRRERGQAPFPPHPYKLWKQERERRVTNILDPSHHIPPLRERLYGRLTQIRELFQKEQPAGERTPLLL, encoded by the exons ATGCTTAGACCTGAGCAGACTATGTGCACTTGGTATTTGGAGACGAAAGATGCCAAGCCTGTTCAAACTGTGGCCATTCCACTCTCCTACTCAGAAAGAG ATCCCATTCCTGGAGGCTGTAATTTGGAGTTTGACCTAGATATTGATCCCAACATTTACTTGGACTATAATTTTTTTGAAACAACTATCAAGTTTGCACCAGCTAACCTGGGCTATGCAAG AGGTGCGGAGCCTCCGCCCTGCGATGTGAGCACGGGCCAGGAGTCCAGGTGGAGGCTGCGGTATGATGTCTACCAGTACTTTCTCCCCGAGGGCGACCTCACCGAGGCCTCACTACTCCAGCATCTGCAGAGGATGGCCCAGGTGTCACAGGTGAAGGCCAGTGCGGTCAAG GTGGTTACCCTGACATCAGACGATAAAACAACTgtgtccttctcttccctttgggGACAAGGAGTTGTTTATAATGTCATCGTTTCGGACCCGTCCCTCAATACTTCGGCTGCCTATGTTCCTGTACACACATACGCTTGCAGCTTTGAGTCCGTGGACGGTAACTGTGCCTCTCCTG gAAGAGTATCTACCAAAGTGTTCTCCACTGTGTTTGCTGTGCTTGggatcttcatttgtttctttggacACAGATTCTGGAAAACAG AATTATTCTTCGTTGGCTTCATTTTCCTGGGGTTCTTCTTTTACATCCTGATCTCCAGACTGACGTCCCTGAAGTACGATG TCCGCCTGGTCCTCACCGCTGTAGCTGGCAGCATCGGTGGCATCCTCCTGGTGGCCTCCTGGTGGCGATTTGGGACCCTCATGCTCTGTATGCTGTGTGTTGGACTCGTGCTGGGCTTCCTCGTCTCTTCTGGGACATTCTTCACTCCTCTGG GAAATCTAAATGTGTTTCGAGACGATGGAGTGTTCTGGGTGACCTTCTCTTGCATCACTCTGCTCGTCCCAGTCATCTTCATGGGCTGCCTAAGAATA CTGAACATCCTGGCGTGTGGAGCTGTGGGTTCCTACTCTGTGGTGCTGGCTATTGACAGTTACATCTTCTCCAGCCTCTCCTACATGACTCTGAATGTCCTCAGGAGAGCACTCAACACAGACTTCCGAGCGGCTTTCATTGGAGTGCCTTTCCAGACTAAAG ACTTCCTTGTCCTGGCCGTGTGGGGGATGTTGGCTGTCAGTGGAATTACGCTGCAAATTCGAAGAGAAAGAGGACAGGCGCCTTTCCCTCCCCATCCCTACAAGCtgtggaagcaagagagagaaagaagagtgacaAACATTCTGGACCCCAGCCACCATATCCCTCCCCTGAGAGAGCGGCTGTATGGCCGATTGACTCAGATCAGAGAGCTCTTTCAGAAGGAACAGCCAGCTGGAGAGCGCACACCCCTGCTGCTGTAG
- the Fgfr1op2 gene encoding FGFR1 oncogene partner 2 isoform X2, with amino-acid sequence MSCTIEKALADAKALVERLRDHDDAAESLIEQTTALSKRVEAMKQYQEEIQELNEVARHRPRSTLVMGIQQENRQIRELQQENKELRTSLEEHQSALELIMSKYREQMFRLLMASKKDDPGIIMKLKEQHSKIDMVHRSSREGVFLDASRRILEAPQHGLERRHLEANQNELQAHADQITEMAAVMRKAIEIDEQQGCKEQERIFQLEFYLSPYSKKTKA; translated from the exons ATGAGCTGCACGATTGAGAAGGCACTTGCTGACGCCAAAGCCCTTGTGGAGAGGCTGAGGGACCATGATGATGCAGCAGAGTCTCTCATCGAGCAGACCACGGCCCTCAGCAAGCGAGTGGAAGCGATGAAGCAG TATCAGGAAGAAATCCAAGAACTCAATGAAGTGGCAAGACACCGGCCGAGGTCCACGCTAGTTATGGGAATCCAGCAAGAAAACAGACAGATCAGAGAATTGCAACAGGAGAACAAAG AACTGCGAACATCCTTGGAAGAGCACCAGTCTGCCTTGGAACTGATAATGAGCAAGTACCGAGAGCAGATGTTCAGATTGCTAATGGCCAGCAAAAAAGACGACCCAGGTATAATAATGAAGTTAAAAGAGCAACACTCAAAG ATTGACATGGTGCATCGTAGCAGCCGCGAAGGAGTCTTCCTTGATGCATCTCGGCGCATTCTTGAAGCACCTCAGCATGGACTGGAGAGGCGGCACTTGGAAGCCAATCAGAAT GAGTTGCAAGCCCATGCTGACCAGATCACCGAGATGGCAGCAGTGATGAGAAAAGCTATTGAAATTGATGAACAGCAGGGTTGCAAGGAACAGGAGCGAATATTTCAACTTGAA TTTTACTTGTCTCCttacagcaagaaaacaaaggcTTGA
- the Fgfr1op2 gene encoding FGFR1 oncogene partner 2 isoform X1, giving the protein MSCTIEKALADAKALVERLRDHDDAAESLIEQTTALSKRVEAMKQYQEEIQELNEVARHRPRSTLVMGIQQENRQIRELQQENKELRTSLEEHQSALELIMSKYREQMFRLLMASKKDDPGIIMKLKEQHSKIDMVHRSSREGVFLDASRRILEAPQHGLERRHLEANQNELQAHADQITEMAAVMRKAIEIDEQQGCKEQERIFQLEQENKGLREILQITRESFLNLRKDDASESTSLSALVTNSDLSLRKS; this is encoded by the exons ATGAGCTGCACGATTGAGAAGGCACTTGCTGACGCCAAAGCCCTTGTGGAGAGGCTGAGGGACCATGATGATGCAGCAGAGTCTCTCATCGAGCAGACCACGGCCCTCAGCAAGCGAGTGGAAGCGATGAAGCAG TATCAGGAAGAAATCCAAGAACTCAATGAAGTGGCAAGACACCGGCCGAGGTCCACGCTAGTTATGGGAATCCAGCAAGAAAACAGACAGATCAGAGAATTGCAACAGGAGAACAAAG AACTGCGAACATCCTTGGAAGAGCACCAGTCTGCCTTGGAACTGATAATGAGCAAGTACCGAGAGCAGATGTTCAGATTGCTAATGGCCAGCAAAAAAGACGACCCAGGTATAATAATGAAGTTAAAAGAGCAACACTCAAAG ATTGACATGGTGCATCGTAGCAGCCGCGAAGGAGTCTTCCTTGATGCATCTCGGCGCATTCTTGAAGCACCTCAGCATGGACTGGAGAGGCGGCACTTGGAAGCCAATCAGAAT GAGTTGCAAGCCCATGCTGACCAGATCACCGAGATGGCAGCAGTGATGAGAAAAGCTATTGAAATTGATGAACAGCAGGGTTGCAAGGAACAGGAGCGAATATTTCAACTTGAA caagaaaacaaaggcTTGAGAGAGATTCTTCAGATAACTCGAGAGTCCTTTCTGAACCTACGAAAGGATGATGCATCAGAGAGTACATCTTTGTCTGCATTAGTGACCAACAGTGACCTGAGTCTGAGGAAGAGCTGA
- the Tm7sf3 gene encoding transmembrane 7 superfamily member 3 isoform X3, giving the protein MWRLRLLVLGVLAAAPAEAQANSSDGFLEFSVGKFTHLLLSRPLPQEAILRHISGNVTFLLFQIHSQYQNTTVSFTKTLLPGTSGTGNDRGLVFMLRPEQTMCTWYLETKDAKPVQTVAIPLSYSERDPIPGGCNLEFDLDIDPNIYLDYNFFETTIKFAPANLGYARGAEPPPCDVSTGQESRWRLRYDVYQYFLPEGDLTEASLLQHLQRMAQVSQVKASAVKELFIMSSFRTRPSILRLPMFLYTHTLAALSPWTVTVPLRVSTKVFSTVFAVLGIFICFFGHRFWKTELFFVGFIFLGFFFYILISRLTSLKYDVRLVLTAVAGSIGGILLVASWWRFGTLMLCMLCVGLVLGFLVSSGTFFTPLGNLNVFRDDGVFWVTFSCITLLVPVIFMGCLRILNILACGAVGSYSVVLAIDSYIFSSLSYMTLNVLRRALNTDFRAAFIGVPFQTKDFLVLAVWGMLAVSGITLQIRRERGQAPFPPHPYKLWKQERERRVTNILDPSHHIPPLRERLYGRLTQIRELFQKEQPAGERTPLLL; this is encoded by the exons GTTTCCTGGAATTTTCTGTGGGGAAATTTACACACCTTCTGCTCAGCAGGCCCCTCCCACAGGAGGCCATTCTGCGCCATATTTCAGGCAATGTGaccttccttcttttccaaatACACTCACAATATCAGAACACCACGGTTTCATTTACTAAG ACTCTCCTTCCCGGCACCTCGGGGACAGGCAATGACAGAGGGCTGGTTTTCATGCTTAGACCTGAGCAGACTATGTGCACTTGGTATTTGGAGACGAAAGATGCCAAGCCTGTTCAAACTGTGGCCATTCCACTCTCCTACTCAGAAAGAG ATCCCATTCCTGGAGGCTGTAATTTGGAGTTTGACCTAGATATTGATCCCAACATTTACTTGGACTATAATTTTTTTGAAACAACTATCAAGTTTGCACCAGCTAACCTGGGCTATGCAAG AGGTGCGGAGCCTCCGCCCTGCGATGTGAGCACGGGCCAGGAGTCCAGGTGGAGGCTGCGGTATGATGTCTACCAGTACTTTCTCCCCGAGGGCGACCTCACCGAGGCCTCACTACTCCAGCATCTGCAGAGGATGGCCCAGGTGTCACAGGTGAAGGCCAGTGCGGTCAAG GAGTTGTTTATAATGTCATCGTTTCGGACCCGTCCCTCAATACTTCGGCTGCCTATGTTCCTGTACACACATACGCTTGCAGCTTTGAGTCCGTGGACGGTAACTGTGCCTCTCC GAGTATCTACCAAAGTGTTCTCCACTGTGTTTGCTGTGCTTGggatcttcatttgtttctttggacACAGATTCTGGAAAACAG AATTATTCTTCGTTGGCTTCATTTTCCTGGGGTTCTTCTTTTACATCCTGATCTCCAGACTGACGTCCCTGAAGTACGATG TCCGCCTGGTCCTCACCGCTGTAGCTGGCAGCATCGGTGGCATCCTCCTGGTGGCCTCCTGGTGGCGATTTGGGACCCTCATGCTCTGTATGCTGTGTGTTGGACTCGTGCTGGGCTTCCTCGTCTCTTCTGGGACATTCTTCACTCCTCTGG GAAATCTAAATGTGTTTCGAGACGATGGAGTGTTCTGGGTGACCTTCTCTTGCATCACTCTGCTCGTCCCAGTCATCTTCATGGGCTGCCTAAGAATA CTGAACATCCTGGCGTGTGGAGCTGTGGGTTCCTACTCTGTGGTGCTGGCTATTGACAGTTACATCTTCTCCAGCCTCTCCTACATGACTCTGAATGTCCTCAGGAGAGCACTCAACACAGACTTCCGAGCGGCTTTCATTGGAGTGCCTTTCCAGACTAAAG ACTTCCTTGTCCTGGCCGTGTGGGGGATGTTGGCTGTCAGTGGAATTACGCTGCAAATTCGAAGAGAAAGAGGACAGGCGCCTTTCCCTCCCCATCCCTACAAGCtgtggaagcaagagagagaaagaagagtgacaAACATTCTGGACCCCAGCCACCATATCCCTCCCCTGAGAGAGCGGCTGTATGGCCGATTGACTCAGATCAGAGAGCTCTTTCAGAAGGAACAGCCAGCTGGAGAGCGCACACCCCTGCTGCTGTAG
- the Fgfr1op2 gene encoding FGFR1 oncogene partner 2 isoform X4, whose product MSCTIEKALADAKALVERLRDHDDAAESLIEQTTALSKRVEAMKQYQEEIQELNEVARHRPRSTLVMGIQQENRQIRELQQENKELRTSLEEHQSALELIMSKYREQMFRLLMASKKDDPGIIMKLKEQHSKIDMVHRSSREGVFLDASRRILEAPQHGLERRHLEANQNVH is encoded by the exons ATGAGCTGCACGATTGAGAAGGCACTTGCTGACGCCAAAGCCCTTGTGGAGAGGCTGAGGGACCATGATGATGCAGCAGAGTCTCTCATCGAGCAGACCACGGCCCTCAGCAAGCGAGTGGAAGCGATGAAGCAG TATCAGGAAGAAATCCAAGAACTCAATGAAGTGGCAAGACACCGGCCGAGGTCCACGCTAGTTATGGGAATCCAGCAAGAAAACAGACAGATCAGAGAATTGCAACAGGAGAACAAAG AACTGCGAACATCCTTGGAAGAGCACCAGTCTGCCTTGGAACTGATAATGAGCAAGTACCGAGAGCAGATGTTCAGATTGCTAATGGCCAGCAAAAAAGACGACCCAGGTATAATAATGAAGTTAAAAGAGCAACACTCAAAG ATTGACATGGTGCATCGTAGCAGCCGCGAAGGAGTCTTCCTTGATGCATCTCGGCGCATTCTTGAAGCACCTCAGCATGGACTGGAGAGGCGGCACTTGGAAGCCAATCAGAATGTACACTAA
- the Fgfr1op2 gene encoding FGFR1 oncogene partner 2 isoform X3: MSCTIEKALADAKALVERLRDHDDAAESLIEQTTALSKRVEAMKQYQEEIQELNEVARHRPRSTLVMGIQQENRQIRELQQENKELRTSLEEHQSALELIMSKYREQMFRLLMASKKDDPGIIMKLKEQHSKELQAHADQITEMAAVMRKAIEIDEQQGCKEQERIFQLEQENKGLREILQITRESFLNLRKDDASESTSLSALVTNSDLSLRKS; this comes from the exons ATGAGCTGCACGATTGAGAAGGCACTTGCTGACGCCAAAGCCCTTGTGGAGAGGCTGAGGGACCATGATGATGCAGCAGAGTCTCTCATCGAGCAGACCACGGCCCTCAGCAAGCGAGTGGAAGCGATGAAGCAG TATCAGGAAGAAATCCAAGAACTCAATGAAGTGGCAAGACACCGGCCGAGGTCCACGCTAGTTATGGGAATCCAGCAAGAAAACAGACAGATCAGAGAATTGCAACAGGAGAACAAAG AACTGCGAACATCCTTGGAAGAGCACCAGTCTGCCTTGGAACTGATAATGAGCAAGTACCGAGAGCAGATGTTCAGATTGCTAATGGCCAGCAAAAAAGACGACCCAGGTATAATAATGAAGTTAAAAGAGCAACACTCAAAG GAGTTGCAAGCCCATGCTGACCAGATCACCGAGATGGCAGCAGTGATGAGAAAAGCTATTGAAATTGATGAACAGCAGGGTTGCAAGGAACAGGAGCGAATATTTCAACTTGAA caagaaaacaaaggcTTGAGAGAGATTCTTCAGATAACTCGAGAGTCCTTTCTGAACCTACGAAAGGATGATGCATCAGAGAGTACATCTTTGTCTGCATTAGTGACCAACAGTGACCTGAGTCTGAGGAAGAGCTGA